Part of the Ignavibacterium album JCM 16511 genome, CGAAAGTTCTTTTCAGAAAATTATGGTTAATCATCTTCGTACTAACCACTCCGAAGTGATTGCTAAGAATTCGGATATCGGAAAATATTTTAGCGATATAATTTATTTTGGTGAAAGACCGGTTTTTCGTACTGCACCAGCTCCGCTTTATCTTCTATCTAAAAAAGTGCGTGAAGAAAAATTTAAAGTTGTTTTAACCGGAGAAGGTGCTGATGAAATTTTCGGTGGATACAATATTTTCAAAGAAGCTAAAATCAGAAAGTTTTGGTCTAATAATCCTGAATCAAAATTAAGATCAAAACTGCTTAAAAAACTTTATCCATATATCTTTAAAGATAAAAGACTGTTCAATACTCTTGAAGCATTTTTCAAGTTAGGAATTGATGAACCTGATAATCCTTTCTTTTCACATATTGTCAGGTGGATGAATAATTCCAAACTCAGGAATTTCTTTTCGGACGATTTCAGAGAGCAAATAAAAGATTATAATGCAATTGATGAATTCCTCTTAACACTGCCTGATGATTTTGATAGTTGGGAAACTTTAGCTAAAGCCCAATATTTAGAAATTACAACTTTTATGAGTGGATATTTACTTTCTTCACAAGGTGATCGAATGGCGATGGGAAATTCAGTTGAACTTCGTGTGCCTTATCTCGATCACAGACTGATTGAATTTATGTCAACCGTACCTGCAAAGTATAAAATATTCGGATTGAATGAGAAGTATATTCTTAAAAAGGTTTTTAATGATTTACTTCCAAAAGAAATTTTATACAGAGCAAAAAATCCTTACAGAGCACCAATCAGAAATAGTTTTTTTGCCGACAAAAATTTTCATTTAACCGATATTTTATCTGAAGAAAAACTGATTCAGGCAGGTGTATTTAATCCATCGAAAGTCAAACTACTTTTACAGAAAGCTGAAAAATCGGATTCACTTAGTGAGCTGGACAATATGGCTCTTGCAGGAATAATTTCAACTCAATTATTGTTTGAGCATTTTATCTCTGTTAAAAAATCTATAAGTGCAAAAAACCATAACTTTAAAGTCTTTTTTGACCAAAGAACAAAAAATTAATTCATCTCAGGAGTAAAAATGGCATTCCAGAAAGATTCAATATTGTTAAATCCAAAAGCCGAAGCAGAAAGAATTATAAAAGAACTTCGGGAAATTG contains:
- the asnB gene encoding asparagine synthase (glutamine-hydrolyzing), whose protein sequence is MCGISGILNLRDKASISPDKLRVISFALNHRGPDEAGAYLDDYIGLAQSRLSIIDLSGGSQPIHNEDKSLWIIFNGEIFNYPELREDLIKCGHKFYTLTDTEVILHLYEEKNEKCLDELNGQFAFAIWDSKNRELFLARDRVGILPLFFKLENEKFYFASELKAIFAVANESPDFDPIGFEQIFTFWTNLPGDTPFKDYKEVPPAHFLKINFEGKFTLKPYWQLQFKKENEIKDLPIREITDRASELLTDAVRIRLRADVPVGSYLSGGLDSSGLTAIVKKKFNNELRTFGISFEEESFDESSFQKIMVNHLRTNHSEVIAKNSDIGKYFSDIIYFGERPVFRTAPAPLYLLSKKVREEKFKVVLTGEGADEIFGGYNIFKEAKIRKFWSNNPESKLRSKLLKKLYPYIFKDKRLFNTLEAFFKLGIDEPDNPFFSHIVRWMNNSKLRNFFSDDFREQIKDYNAIDEFLLTLPDDFDSWETLAKAQYLEITTFMSGYLLSSQGDRMAMGNSVELRVPYLDHRLIEFMSTVPAKYKIFGLNEKYILKKVFNDLLPKEILYRAKNPYRAPIRNSFFADKNFHLTDILSEEKLIQAGVFNPSKVKLLLQKAEKSDSLSELDNMALAGIISTQLLFEHFISVKKSISAKNHNFKVFFDQRTKN